Proteins from a single region of Bremerella sp. JC817:
- a CDS encoding carboxypeptidase-like regulatory domain-containing protein, with the protein MPTRGTLFLLLWALPCLIFTGCAKSNQAESLGATAEGTVLLNGSPVEGAMVTFRSADRGLPSAFGRTDADGKFHLATSTGKSGVAPGEYRVVITKFETTAAEIPSEDDPNYAGGMNSQSQAVSVLPKKYADATSSPFKVTISEGDNTFDLALEN; encoded by the coding sequence ATGCCAACGCGCGGTACCCTATTTCTATTGCTATGGGCATTGCCTTGCCTGATCTTTACGGGCTGTGCTAAATCCAACCAAGCGGAATCGCTCGGAGCGACCGCGGAAGGAACGGTTCTTCTGAATGGCTCTCCAGTTGAAGGAGCCATGGTCACGTTTCGCTCGGCCGATCGCGGTCTGCCGAGTGCCTTTGGACGCACTGATGCCGATGGCAAATTCCATTTGGCCACATCGACCGGTAAGTCAGGTGTCGCCCCTGGCGAATACCGCGTGGTGATTACCAAGTTTGAAACTACGGCCGCCGAGATCCCTTCCGAAGACGATCCCAACTACGCCGGCGGAATGAACTCGCAATCCCAAGCGGTGAGCGTGCTTCCCAAGAAGTATGCCGACGCGACGTCTTCCCCATTCAAGGTCACGATTAGCGAAGGGGACAATACCTTCGATCTCGCCTTGGAAAACTAA